In one Lycium barbarum isolate Lr01 chromosome 7, ASM1917538v2, whole genome shotgun sequence genomic region, the following are encoded:
- the LOC132603013 gene encoding temperature-induced lipocalin-1-like, with amino-acid sequence MEVVRGLDIKRYMGRWYEIASFPSFFQPKDGENTRATYTLKEDGTVHVLNETWSDGKRVSIEGTAYKADPKSDEAKLKVKFYVPPFLPIIPVIGDYWVLYIDDDYQYVLVGQPSKKYLWILCRKAHMDEEIYNQLVEKAKEVGYDVSRLHRTPQSDHPPQSENVPNDTKGFWWIKSIFGK; translated from the exons ATGGAAGTAGTGAGGGGTTTGGATATTAAAAGATACATGGGGAGATGGTACGAAATTGCCTCATTCCCATCATTTTTTCAGCCCAAAGATGGAGAGAACACTAGGGCCACTTACACTTTAAAAGAAGATGGGACAGTGCATGTATTAAATGAGACTTGGAGTGATGGAAAAAGAGTCTCAATTGAAGGCACTGCTTATAAAGCTGATCCTAAAAGTGATGAAGCAAAACTTAAAGTGAAATTTTATGTTCCTCCATTCTTGCCAATTATTCCAGTTATTGGAGATTATTGGGTTCTTTATATTGATGATGATTATCAATATGTTTTGGTTGGTCAGCCTAGTAAGAAATATCTTTGG ATATTATGTAGGAAAGCACATATGGATGAAGAGATATACAATCAACTTGTTGAGAAGGCAAAAGAAGTAGGGTATGATGTGAGCAGACTCCACAGGACACCTCAATCTGATCATCCACCACAGAGTGAAAATGTCCCAAATGACACCAAAGGATTTTGGTGGATCAAATCTATCTTTGGAAAATAA
- the LOC132603015 gene encoding VAMP-like protein YKT61, which produces MKITALMVLKCNGEGSDPVILANACDVSHFGYFQRSSVKEFIVFVGRTVAKRNPPGQRQSVQHEEYKVHSYNRNGLCALGFMDDHYPVRSAFSLLNQVLDEYLKNFGESWKTAQSDNAQPWPYLNEALAKFQDPAEADKLFKIQRELDETKIILHKTIDSVLERGEKLDSLVEKSSDLSAASQMFYKQAKKTNSCCTIL; this is translated from the exons ATGAAGATCACAGCTTTAATGGTATTGAAATGTAATGGAGAAGGTTCAGATCCAGTGATCTTAGCAAATGCATGTGATGTTAGTCATTTTGGGTATTTTCAAAGATCAAGTGTTAAGGAATTCATTGTTTTTGTCGGTCGAACTGTTGCTAAAAGAAATCCACCTGGACAACGTCAATCTGTTCAACATGAAG AATACAAGGTACATTCATACAATCGGAATGGTTTATGTGCTTTGGGCTTTATGGATGATCACTATCCCGTTCGAAGTGCATTTTCACTTCTCAACCAG GTTCTGGACGAGTATCTAAAGAATTTTGGTGAGTCGTGGAAAACTGCACAAAGCGACAATGCTCAACCATGGCCTTATCTGAATGAAGCTCTAGCCAAATTTCAG GACCCTGCTGAGGCTGATAAGCTGTTCAAAATCCAGAGAGAGTTGGATGAAACAAAAATTATTCTT CATAAGACAATTGACAGTGTCTTAGAACGAGGTGAGAAGCTAGACAGTTTGGTTGAGAAGAGTTCAGATCTCAGTGCTGCTTCACAG ATGTTCTACAAGCAGGCGAAGAAAACCAATTCATGCTGCACGATTTTATAG
- the LOC132603014 gene encoding temperature-induced lipocalin-1-like — protein sequence MTTKEMEVVKNLDIEKYMGRWYEIASFPSITQPKNGENTRATYTLNPDGTVHVLNETWTNGKRASIEGSAYIADPKSDEAKLKVKFYVPPFLPIIPVTADYWVLYIDDGYQYVLVGQPSKKSLWILCRQTHLDEEIYNQLIEKAKEVGYDVSKLHKTPQSDPPPGEEAPKDKGFWWIKSIFGK from the exons ATGACCACAAAAGAAATGGAAGTAGTGAAGAATTTGGATATTGAAAAATACATGGGGAGATGGTATGAAATTGCTTCATTTCCATCAATAACTCAGCCCAAAAATGGAGAGAACACTAGGGCCACTTACACTTTAAACCCAGATGGGACAGTACATGTATTAAATGAAACATGGACTAATGGAAAAAGAGCTTCAATTGAAGGCAGTGCTTATATAGCTGATCCTAAAAGTGATGAAGCAAAACTCAAAGTGAAATTTTATGTTCCTCCATTCTTACCAATAATTCCAGTTACTGCTGATTATTGGGTTCTTTATATTGATGATGGTTATCAATATGTTTTGGTTGGTCAGCCTAGTAAGAAGTCTCTTTGG ATATTATGTAGGCAAACACATCTTGATGAAGAGATATACAACCAACTTATTGAGAAGGCTAAAGAAGTAGGGTATGATGTGAGCAAACTTCACAAGACACCTCAATCTGATCCTCCACCAGGTGAAGAGGCCCCAAAGGACAAAGGATTTTGGTGGATCAAATCTATCTTTGGAAAATAA